A region from the Candidatus Limnocylindrales bacterium genome encodes:
- a CDS encoding PAS domain-containing protein produces MEQAAAIVGAAVILQIAGALLAYTLGRLLRSPILEWVVPLLLLGISAAGAFRLREVTAAGATPATVADQLSLWLSALTTIGLATANAWLRRRRPSLLDPRRSQEQEHAARLSLFLNEFPAHIWTTDRSLRIDTVAGRGIESLELTAEGLLGRSVEEVFTSVGVVPEYMTAPRRALAGETVPFLTPVRGNMLEGAVAPLHDGDGNIIGTIGISLNVSERERASEQARSEEEILHEILDHTPSIVFLKDREGRFLWVNRRWEELSRRPRTEVVGANDYDFFPPEAATGFRRTDAKVWATGQAETFVEPLVGKRRSRTMLCSKFLLRRSDGTPYALCGIANDITERARMEEELKRREALLVEAQALASLASWELDFRSGEHFASEHIYTMLGIDARENTISTFDDFLAHVIEEDRATLMEAVHRAFVQNEPTVAEFRVRQGDGQIRWLRAQGRMDRDEDGVPVRFYGFTQDIDEERRAEEEIRRLTSQLEHGVRERTLQLEGAVQELSSFSYAVSHDLRQPLRSIAGFLALMEEEAGDSLGSVAHYLERARTATRRMDNIIGDLLALARVTHAPLRRDRLDLTELAREISIELSRSEPNRDVQWELSDGLSASADPGLARLVLQNLMSNAFKFTRKTPRPVIEVGSREIDGQTVLYVRDNGVGFDMARAKRLFEPFQRLHDAAEFEGSGIGLATVARIVRHHGGWIRAESRPQHGATFLFTLPAAVETEEEAA; encoded by the coding sequence GTGGAGCAGGCAGCGGCGATCGTCGGCGCGGCGGTGATTCTGCAGATTGCTGGCGCACTGCTCGCCTACACTCTGGGGCGCCTGCTGCGCTCGCCCATACTGGAGTGGGTTGTACCGCTCCTTCTTCTCGGCATTTCCGCCGCCGGAGCATTCCGTCTGCGCGAGGTCACGGCTGCCGGCGCCACGCCGGCAACCGTTGCCGATCAGCTGTCGCTGTGGCTGTCGGCGCTGACGACGATCGGCCTGGCCACGGCGAATGCATGGCTGCGCCGCCGCCGGCCGTCGCTGCTCGACCCGCGCAGGTCCCAGGAGCAGGAGCATGCGGCGCGCCTGTCGCTGTTCCTGAACGAGTTTCCGGCCCACATCTGGACCACCGATCGATCGCTCAGGATCGACACCGTCGCCGGCCGCGGCATCGAATCGCTCGAGCTGACGGCCGAAGGTCTGCTCGGCCGCAGCGTCGAGGAGGTGTTCACGTCGGTCGGCGTGGTGCCCGAATACATGACCGCTCCTCGCCGGGCGCTGGCCGGCGAGACGGTGCCGTTTCTGACGCCGGTGCGCGGCAACATGCTCGAAGGTGCCGTCGCGCCGCTGCACGACGGAGACGGAAACATCATCGGCACCATCGGCATCAGCCTCAACGTCAGTGAGCGCGAGCGTGCCTCCGAGCAGGCGCGCAGCGAAGAAGAGATCCTTCACGAGATTCTCGATCACACGCCGTCCATCGTCTTTCTCAAGGACCGCGAGGGGCGGTTCCTCTGGGTGAACCGGCGATGGGAGGAGCTGTCGCGGCGGCCGCGTACCGAGGTCGTGGGCGCCAACGACTACGACTTCTTCCCGCCCGAGGCCGCGACGGGCTTCCGGCGCACCGACGCCAAGGTCTGGGCCACCGGCCAGGCTGAGACGTTCGTGGAGCCATTGGTGGGCAAGCGCCGCTCCCGCACGATGCTGTGCAGCAAGTTCCTGCTGCGGCGCAGCGACGGCACGCCCTATGCCCTGTGCGGGATCGCCAACGACATCACCGAGCGGGCCCGAATGGAGGAGGAGCTCAAGCGTCGCGAAGCGCTTCTGGTGGAAGCGCAGGCGCTCGCGTCGCTGGCGAGCTGGGAGCTCGATTTCCGCAGCGGCGAGCATTTCGCCTCCGAGCACATCTACACCATGCTCGGCATCGACGCGCGCGAGAACACGATTTCCACTTTCGACGACTTCCTCGCGCACGTGATCGAGGAAGACCGCGCGACCCTGATGGAGGCCGTGCACCGTGCGTTCGTGCAGAACGAGCCGACCGTCGCCGAATTCCGCGTCCGGCAGGGCGACGGACAGATCCGCTGGCTGCGGGCGCAGGGCAGAATGGACCGCGACGAGGACGGCGTGCCGGTGCGGTTCTATGGCTTCACGCAGGACATCGACGAGGAGCGGCGTGCGGAAGAGGAGATCCGGCGCCTGACCTCGCAGCTCGAGCACGGCGTGCGCGAGCGTACGCTGCAACTCGAAGGCGCGGTGCAGGAGCTGAGCAGCTTCAGCTACGCCGTCTCCCACGATCTTCGCCAGCCGCTGCGCTCGATCGCCGGATTCCTGGCGCTGATGGAAGAGGAAGCCGGCGATAGCCTGGGCAGCGTCGCGCACTACCTGGAGCGTGCGCGGACCGCCACCCGCCGCATGGACAACATCATCGGCGATCTGCTTGCGCTTGCTCGCGTCACGCATGCACCGCTGCGGCGCGACCGCCTCGACCTGACCGAGCTCGCTCGCGAGATCTCCATCGAGCTCAGCCGTTCCGAGCCGAACCGCGACGTGCAGTGGGAGCTCAGTGACGGCCTGTCTGCCTCGGCCGACCCCGGCCTTGCGCGCCTGGTGCTGCAGAACCTGATGAGCAACGCCTTCAAGTTCACCCGCAAGACCCCGCGCCCGGTCATCGAAGTGGGCTCGCGCGAGATCGACGGACAGACGGTTCTGTACGTGCGCGACAACGGTGTCGGCTTCGACATGGCGCGCGCCAAGCGCTTGTTCGAGCCGTTCCAGCGCCTCCACGATGCCGCCGAGTTCGAAGGCAGCGGGATCGGCCTGGCAACGGTAGCCCGCATCGTGCGTCATCACGGCGGCTGGATCCGGGCCGAATCGCGCCCACAGCACGGCGCCACGTTCCTGTTCACGCTCCCGGCTGCCGTGGAGACCGAAGAGGAGGCGGCGTGA
- a CDS encoding PAS domain S-box protein, which yields MSALAETWPWWSVLAQLAVLALAARALLAGIQPSRPAPGATPADAAAVARRRVLALMVEQLPAHIWTVDDKLRFVSAGGRGLEALGFKPQDLTGRSVRIISGAEGLSEYNHEIHARALAGETVRFRRCMGEATIEGAVGPIRDTEGTITGVAGVGIDVTAQAAAEELARATAQTMQEILDHAPASIFIRDLDGRLTFANRSWETFTGRTRQEAVGTTFHELYPPELAEVYERNFRDALASTEAVSVIEKGMVGGEERSFLTVRFPLRRRDGTVYALCGISTDRTDHIRMQEELRRRQELLDHAQAMARLASWETNLRTGERYWSSHMYAILGREPDSVADRQGYSPDLLLAHVVDEDRPRAMEEVMAALFQEKQYRVQYRVRRADGRLAWLLVVGNVERDEDGAPVRFYGFVQDITERMEATQEISVLNERLEERVRQRSQRLEVAVKELSSFSYAVSHDLRQPLRAIAGYMSLLEEEVGQRLPQEARQFIGRVQAAARRMDAIIDDLLALSRVSHVSFERIALDLSAMARDVAGDVSAADPSRDVRWVIEEGLTVHADKGLVRIILQNLFGNAFKFSRGREQAVIELGSEVEDGERVYFVRDNGAGFDSAHAQRLFQPFQRLHDASRFEGTGIGLATVARVVRRHGGWIRAQSAPDQGATFRFTLAAKDDAS from the coding sequence GTGAGCGCACTGGCCGAAACGTGGCCCTGGTGGAGCGTGCTCGCGCAGCTCGCCGTGCTCGCGCTGGCCGCGCGCGCTCTGCTGGCGGGCATTCAACCATCGCGTCCCGCTCCGGGCGCGACGCCGGCGGACGCGGCCGCCGTTGCGCGCCGGCGCGTGCTGGCCCTGATGGTCGAGCAGCTTCCCGCGCACATCTGGACGGTCGATGACAAGCTGCGCTTCGTCAGCGCCGGCGGACGGGGTCTGGAGGCGCTCGGCTTCAAGCCGCAGGACCTTACGGGCCGCTCCGTGCGCATCATCAGCGGGGCCGAAGGCCTGTCCGAGTACAATCACGAGATCCATGCGCGGGCGCTGGCGGGCGAGACCGTGCGCTTTCGCCGCTGCATGGGCGAGGCGACCATCGAAGGCGCGGTCGGGCCCATCCGCGACACCGAGGGCACGATCACCGGCGTTGCCGGCGTGGGCATCGACGTCACCGCTCAGGCCGCCGCCGAAGAGCTGGCGCGGGCAACCGCGCAGACGATGCAGGAGATTCTCGATCACGCGCCGGCCAGCATCTTCATCCGCGACCTCGACGGCCGCCTCACCTTTGCCAATCGCAGCTGGGAGACGTTCACCGGCAGGACGCGCCAGGAAGCCGTCGGCACCACCTTCCACGAGCTGTACCCGCCGGAGCTGGCCGAGGTGTACGAGCGCAATTTCCGCGATGCGCTGGCGTCCACAGAGGCGGTGTCGGTCATCGAGAAGGGCATGGTCGGCGGCGAGGAACGCTCGTTCCTGACCGTGCGCTTTCCGCTGCGCCGGCGCGACGGCACGGTCTACGCGCTGTGCGGCATCTCGACCGACCGTACCGATCACATTCGCATGCAGGAGGAGCTGCGGCGGCGTCAGGAGCTGCTCGATCACGCACAGGCGATGGCGCGCCTGGCCAGCTGGGAGACCAACCTGCGCACCGGCGAGCGCTACTGGTCCTCGCACATGTACGCGATCCTCGGGCGCGAGCCCGATTCGGTGGCGGATCGGCAGGGCTACTCGCCCGATCTGCTGCTCGCGCACGTCGTCGACGAGGACAGGCCGCGCGCGATGGAAGAGGTGATGGCGGCGCTCTTCCAGGAGAAGCAGTACCGCGTGCAGTATCGCGTGCGCCGCGCCGACGGCCGCCTGGCCTGGCTGCTGGTGGTCGGCAACGTCGAGCGCGACGAGGACGGTGCGCCCGTGCGCTTCTACGGGTTCGTCCAGGACATCACCGAGCGCATGGAGGCCACCCAGGAGATCAGCGTGCTCAACGAGCGCCTCGAGGAGCGCGTCCGCCAGCGCTCGCAGCGGCTGGAAGTCGCGGTCAAGGAGCTGAGCAGCTTCAGCTACGCGGTATCGCACGACCTGCGGCAGCCTCTGCGGGCGATCGCCGGCTACATGTCGCTGCTCGAGGAAGAAGTGGGGCAGCGCCTGCCGCAGGAGGCGCGTCAGTTCATCGGCCGCGTGCAGGCAGCGGCACGGCGCATGGACGCGATCATCGACGACCTGCTCGCGCTTTCGCGCGTCTCGCACGTGTCGTTCGAACGCATCGCGCTCGACCTGAGCGCGATGGCCCGCGACGTGGCCGGGGACGTTTCGGCTGCGGATCCGTCGCGCGACGTGCGCTGGGTGATCGAGGAGGGCCTGACCGTGCATGCCGACAAGGGGCTGGTGCGCATCATCCTTCAGAACCTGTTCGGCAACGCCTTCAAATTCAGCCGCGGGCGTGAGCAGGCCGTGATCGAGCTCGGGAGCGAAGTCGAAGACGGCGAGCGCGTCTACTTCGTCCGCGACAACGGCGCCGGCTTCGACTCGGCCCATGCGCAGCGCCTGTTCCAGCCCTTCCAGCGCCTGCACGATGCATCGCGGTTCGAAGGGACCGGCATCGGTCTGGCGACGGTTGCACGTGTCGTGCGCCGTCACGGTGGATGGATTCGCGCGCAGTCGGCGCCGGATCAGGGCGCGACGTTCCGCTTCACGCTGGCTGCGAAAGACGACGCGAGCTGA
- a CDS encoding Ku protein yields MARSIWKGSLAFGLVEIPVSLVAAEEADELAFHQIDRRTFSRVGTTRINKETGEPVPWSEIVKGYEYEPDEYVILSDEELRRANVKATKTIEIEDFVDQAEIDPRYYERPYYLEPIKKGSKSYALLRETLERTKKVGIARVVLRTRQRIGAVMVRDGVLVLELLRYAYELRDPKKMDLQVPADAEELGVSDREVKMAERLVQGMSARWNPKKYKDDYRDDVLAMIQKKIKAGHTHVIEVPDAEGEADETPRADVVDLMPLLKKSLESREAKVSRSVAARASSGENEKPKTAKSSARKTGGNKKSSGGEGRGTRRSA; encoded by the coding sequence ATGGCCCGTTCGATCTGGAAAGGAAGCCTCGCGTTCGGACTCGTCGAGATTCCGGTTTCGCTCGTGGCGGCCGAAGAGGCCGACGAGCTGGCGTTCCACCAGATCGACCGCCGCACCTTCTCGCGCGTGGGCACGACGCGCATCAACAAGGAGACGGGCGAGCCGGTGCCGTGGAGCGAGATCGTCAAAGGCTACGAGTACGAGCCCGACGAATACGTGATCCTCTCCGACGAGGAGCTGCGGCGTGCCAACGTCAAAGCGACCAAGACCATCGAGATCGAGGACTTCGTCGACCAGGCGGAGATCGACCCCCGCTACTACGAACGCCCCTACTATCTGGAGCCGATCAAGAAGGGCTCGAAGAGCTACGCGCTGCTGCGCGAGACGCTCGAGCGAACCAAAAAGGTCGGGATCGCACGCGTGGTGTTGCGCACGCGCCAGCGCATCGGCGCCGTGATGGTGCGCGACGGCGTGCTCGTCCTGGAGCTGCTGCGTTACGCCTACGAGCTGCGTGACCCGAAGAAGATGGACCTGCAGGTGCCGGCCGATGCCGAGGAGCTGGGTGTCAGCGACCGCGAGGTCAAGATGGCCGAACGCCTGGTGCAGGGCATGAGCGCACGGTGGAACCCGAAGAAATACAAGGACGACTATCGTGACGACGTCCTGGCGATGATCCAGAAGAAGATCAAGGCCGGCCACACGCACGTGATCGAGGTGCCCGACGCCGAAGGCGAGGCCGACGAGACACCGCGTGCCGATGTGGTGGATCTGATGCCTCTGCTCAAGAAGAGCCTCGAGTCGCGCGAGGCCAAGGTGTCACGCTCGGTGGCGGCGCGCGCGAGCTCGGGCGAGAACGAAAAGCCGAAGACGGCCAAGTCCAGCGCCAGGAAAACCGGCGGCAACAAGAAGAGCTCGGGCGGTGAAGGCCGTGGTACGCGGCGGAGTGCGTGA
- the ligD gene encoding DNA ligase D — protein MKIADRSGSRTDAASVRGARAAPMPEWIEPSLCTLVTAPPAGGDWLHEIKLDGYRILARVEDGQARLLSRNGKDWTGQFASIARAVAALPFERAILDGEVVILKADGTTSFQELQNALSRQGQSGITYFAFDLLHFGDHDLTAAPLRERKRLLQAALAPSDTAGVIRYTDHVQGSGVEFYRQACAHGLEGTIAKRAESPYRSGRSRDWLKMKCLQGQEFVIGGYTEGTGSRTGFGALLLGVNEEAGLRYAGRVGTGFTETSLRELSERLRALERRQCPFSKRPTDIRAGVHWVEPELVAEVVFLGWTRDGLLRQPSFRGLRSDKRAADIVREQPLAAPPPAQVRSDARVATRVAGIRITNPAKVLYPDPGVTKYELAQYYDMVAEWMVPHVSHRPLTLVRCPDGYEGECFFQKNVAEGTPPQVGRVHIPDLKEIEDSTYQYVKDAAGLVALLQLGVLEFHIWGSRQQHLEQPDRVTFDLDPGPGVSYEEVIEGALLVRDTLARLQLRSRVMLTGGKGLHVVLPLEPEHDWATVKDFSHAFVQALVRSHPTRYTAHLAKVRRERKIFLDYLRNGRGATAVAPYSTRARAGAPVAVPIDWDELRPSLLPNAFNVRNLARRMQRVADPWLQQEIAPQWLGKTLSDARAALGPHKRKSTR, from the coding sequence GTGAAGATTGCCGATCGCAGCGGCTCCCGAACCGATGCAGCGTCGGTGCGCGGCGCGCGTGCGGCTCCGATGCCGGAATGGATCGAGCCGAGCCTTTGCACGCTGGTGACGGCGCCGCCGGCCGGCGGCGACTGGCTTCACGAGATCAAGCTCGACGGCTATCGCATCCTGGCGCGAGTCGAGGACGGGCAGGCGCGGCTGCTGTCGCGCAACGGCAAGGATTGGACCGGCCAGTTCGCATCCATCGCCCGCGCCGTGGCCGCTCTTCCCTTCGAGCGCGCCATCCTCGACGGCGAGGTCGTGATCCTGAAAGCCGACGGCACCACCAGCTTCCAGGAGCTGCAGAACGCGCTCAGCCGCCAGGGCCAGAGCGGCATCACCTACTTCGCGTTCGACCTGCTGCACTTCGGCGACCATGACCTGACGGCGGCGCCGCTGCGCGAGCGCAAGCGCCTGCTGCAGGCCGCGCTTGCGCCGTCCGACACGGCAGGAGTCATCCGCTACACCGACCACGTTCAGGGCAGCGGCGTCGAGTTCTATCGCCAGGCATGTGCGCACGGCCTGGAGGGGACCATCGCCAAGCGCGCCGAATCGCCCTACAGGTCCGGCCGCTCGCGCGACTGGCTCAAGATGAAGTGCCTGCAGGGGCAGGAGTTCGTCATCGGCGGCTACACCGAAGGCACCGGCAGCCGCACCGGCTTCGGCGCACTTCTGCTCGGCGTCAACGAGGAGGCGGGGCTTCGGTACGCCGGCCGCGTCGGCACGGGCTTTACCGAGACCTCGCTGCGCGAGCTGTCCGAGCGGCTGCGCGCGCTCGAGCGCAGGCAATGCCCGTTCTCGAAGCGCCCCACCGACATCCGCGCCGGCGTGCACTGGGTCGAGCCCGAGCTGGTTGCCGAGGTGGTGTTTCTCGGGTGGACCCGCGATGGGCTTCTGCGCCAGCCGTCGTTTCGCGGTCTGCGCAGCGACAAGCGTGCGGCCGACATCGTGCGAGAGCAGCCGCTGGCGGCGCCGCCTCCCGCGCAGGTACGCAGCGATGCGCGCGTGGCTACGCGGGTCGCCGGAATCCGCATCACCAATCCGGCCAAGGTGCTGTATCCGGATCCGGGCGTGACCAAGTACGAGCTGGCGCAGTACTACGACATGGTCGCGGAGTGGATGGTGCCGCACGTGTCGCATCGGCCGCTGACGCTGGTGCGCTGCCCGGACGGCTACGAAGGCGAGTGCTTCTTTCAAAAGAACGTCGCCGAGGGCACGCCGCCGCAGGTCGGGCGCGTACACATTCCCGATCTCAAGGAGATCGAGGATTCCACGTACCAGTACGTCAAGGATGCGGCCGGGCTGGTCGCGCTGCTGCAGCTCGGCGTGCTCGAGTTCCATATCTGGGGCTCGCGCCAGCAGCACCTCGAGCAGCCCGACCGCGTCACGTTCGATCTGGATCCGGGTCCTGGCGTCTCCTACGAAGAGGTCATCGAGGGCGCGCTTCTGGTGCGCGACACGCTGGCGCGGCTGCAGCTGCGCAGCCGCGTGATGCTGACCGGCGGGAAAGGCCTGCATGTCGTGCTTCCTCTCGAGCCCGAGCACGACTGGGCAACGGTCAAGGACTTCTCACACGCGTTCGTGCAGGCGCTGGTGCGCTCCCATCCGACGCGCTACACGGCGCACCTGGCCAAAGTTCGTCGCGAGCGCAAGATCTTCCTCGACTATCTTCGCAACGGACGCGGGGCCACGGCGGTCGCCCCCTACTCGACGCGCGCGCGTGCCGGCGCGCCGGTGGCCGTTCCCATCGATTGGGACGAGCTGCGCCCGTCGCTGCTGCCGAATGCATTCAACGTCCGCAACCTCGCTCGGCGGATGCAGCGCGTCGCCGACCCGTGGCTGCAACAGGAGATCGCTCCGCAATGGCTCGGCAAGACGCTGTCGGACGCTCGTGCCGCGCTCGGCCCGCACAAGCGCAAGAGCACGCGCTGA
- a CDS encoding MASE1 domain-containing protein, giving the protein MGRRNLPRSAKIALLALAYLATARAGLSLAAIGGLAAPVWPPTGMAVAAMLLAPALWPGIALGAFLTNLSIGVPLVVTLPIAFGNTLEAVIAAQLLGVVGFRKSLDRVQDALSLIAVAAVVSPAASALIGVNSAWLAGVLPEEQYGSALLTWWLGDAMGSLIVAPVLLTWRSAPRLGGLLARPREALALLTGLLLAALIVFEQRFFGGNSGAYAMFPFIIWGALRFGPPGAAGATMVVSLIATQSTARESGPFATANAAQNLLALQSFMAVLASSGMVLAAAISERRRAEAEVQQLNGVLQHLNAVLEERVVERTAGLEATTRELEAFTSAVAHDLRAPLRHLDGFANLLLVRAESFDETSRRHLQSISAAASKLGRLVDDLLAFSRTGRTGLRTERVDVAQLVRELQRELSAENQDRPIQWSVGALPAVQADRALLRTALANLLSNAIKFSMPRDQSIIEIGVENDDQAPPGQAVLFVRDNGIGFDPQYGDKLFRVFERLHTDGEFDGTGIGLATVRRVVERHGGRVWAQSDARNGATFYMTLPLAR; this is encoded by the coding sequence ATGGGTCGGCGCAATCTTCCGCGGAGCGCAAAGATCGCTCTACTTGCGCTTGCCTACCTCGCCACCGCTCGCGCGGGCCTGTCGCTCGCGGCCATCGGCGGCCTGGCCGCTCCAGTGTGGCCGCCGACGGGAATGGCCGTTGCAGCGATGCTGCTGGCACCTGCGCTGTGGCCCGGCATCGCGCTCGGCGCCTTCCTGACCAATCTCTCGATCGGCGTACCGTTGGTGGTCACGCTGCCGATCGCTTTCGGCAATACGCTGGAAGCCGTCATCGCAGCGCAGCTTCTCGGCGTCGTGGGCTTTCGCAAGTCGCTGGATCGTGTGCAGGACGCGTTGTCCCTGATCGCCGTGGCCGCCGTCGTCAGCCCCGCCGCCAGCGCGCTCATCGGCGTGAACAGCGCGTGGCTTGCCGGCGTGCTGCCGGAGGAACAGTACGGCAGCGCGCTCCTGACGTGGTGGCTCGGTGATGCGATGGGAAGCCTGATCGTCGCGCCGGTGCTGTTGACGTGGCGGAGCGCGCCTCGCCTGGGCGGGCTGCTGGCGCGACCGCGCGAGGCGCTGGCTCTGCTGACGGGGTTGCTGCTGGCTGCGCTGATCGTGTTCGAGCAGCGCTTCTTTGGCGGCAATAGCGGCGCGTACGCGATGTTTCCGTTCATCATATGGGGCGCGCTGCGCTTCGGGCCGCCGGGCGCTGCCGGCGCAACCATGGTCGTGTCGCTGATCGCGACGCAGAGCACCGCCCGCGAGTCGGGACCGTTCGCCACAGCAAACGCCGCACAAAACCTGCTCGCGTTGCAGAGCTTCATGGCCGTGCTCGCGTCGTCGGGGATGGTGCTGGCGGCGGCCATCAGCGAGCGCCGCCGTGCCGAGGCCGAGGTCCAGCAGCTCAACGGCGTGCTCCAGCACCTCAACGCCGTGCTCGAAGAGCGGGTCGTCGAACGCACCGCCGGCCTCGAGGCCACCACGCGCGAGCTGGAGGCGTTCACGTCGGCGGTGGCGCACGACCTTCGCGCGCCGCTGCGGCATCTGGACGGATTCGCCAATCTGCTGCTGGTGCGCGCGGAGTCGTTCGATGAGACGTCGCGGCGGCATCTCCAAAGCATTTCGGCCGCCGCCAGCAAGCTCGGCCGGCTCGTCGACGATCTGCTCGCGTTCTCTCGCACGGGGCGCACCGGGCTGCGCACCGAGCGCGTCGACGTGGCCCAGCTGGTGCGCGAGCTGCAGCGCGAGCTGAGCGCGGAGAACCAGGACCGGCCCATCCAATGGAGCGTGGGCGCGCTTCCGGCCGTGCAGGCGGACCGCGCGCTTCTGCGCACGGCACTGGCGAACCTGCTTTCGAACGCCATCAAGTTCTCGATGCCACGCGACCAGTCGATCATCGAGATCGGCGTCGAGAACGACGACCAGGCACCGCCCGGGCAGGCGGTCCTGTTCGTGCGCGACAACGGCATCGGTTTCGACCCGCAGTACGGTGACAAGCTGTTCCGGGTCTTCGAGCGGCTCCACACCGACGGCGAGTTCGACGGCACCGGCATCGGTCTGGCAACCGTGCGCCGAGTCGTCGAGCGTCACGGCGGTCGCGTGTGGGCGCAGAGCGATGCCCGCAATGGCGCGACGTTCTATATGACGCTGCCGCTGGCGCGGTGA
- a CDS encoding response regulator, translated as MESKLILLAEDDANDAELTTRALDLEEDAQSLILLRDGVAVLDYLYRRGPYATREPGNPALVLLDLKMPRINGLDVLRQIKGDETLSLIPVVVLTSSAQHRDILEAYRLGANAYVVKPVEFERFAETLRLLSAFWAKVNIPPPHPE; from the coding sequence GTGGAATCCAAGCTGATTCTTCTCGCCGAAGACGACGCCAACGATGCCGAGCTGACCACGCGGGCTCTGGATCTCGAGGAGGACGCGCAGTCCCTCATCCTGCTGCGCGACGGAGTGGCGGTTCTTGATTATCTGTATCGGCGCGGGCCGTACGCGACCCGCGAGCCCGGCAATCCTGCGCTGGTCCTTCTCGACCTCAAGATGCCGCGCATCAACGGTCTCGACGTTCTGCGACAGATCAAGGGGGATGAGACGCTGTCGCTGATCCCGGTGGTCGTCCTGACCTCCTCCGCCCAGCATCGCGACATCCTCGAGGCCTACCGCCTGGGCGCGAACGCGTACGTGGTCAAGCCCGTGGAGTTCGAACGGTTCGCGGAGACGCTGCGGCTGCTCAGTGCGTTCTGGGCCAAAGTGAACATCCCGCCACCGCATCCGGAGTAG
- a CDS encoding sigma-54 dependent transcriptional regulator translates to MADLLIVEDEEVLRMTLARNLRGRGHVTRTAESAEDALALIAEGPPDLILTDHRLPGRTGHDLLRTVKAEHPEIPVVLITAHGTVEDAVAAMRDGAADYLRKPVDLGELQLVVERCLRGEGLRRELEYYRTRHLADGEVEGILGGSPAVERLRALIQRVAGLQREGGVGPTVLLSGETGTGKGLVARAIHRASIRREAPLIEVNCTAIPEDLLEAELFGYERGAFTGAVAAKPGLLEAAEAGTMFFDEIGHMSLGLQAKLLKVIDERVVRRLGSTRDRPVRCSFVTATHMDLEKSVAEGRFRQDLYHRIHVVEVRLPPLRERGQDVALLAEVFLDRHAAAYALPRPRLTEAARSALARHTWPGNIRELSHTIERALVLAAADVIDEADLALPAGGNATAAAAAGRATAVPAGNRAAAGADSSWQASRRDGDAADRGSPSVDLAAGALRVDFSRGPIPFEELERELLQRALAHAGGSKTEAGRLLGMSRDMFRYRLAKYEA, encoded by the coding sequence ATGGCCGACCTTCTCATTGTCGAGGACGAAGAAGTGCTGCGGATGACTCTGGCGCGAAATCTGCGCGGACGGGGTCACGTCACGCGCACGGCCGAGAGCGCCGAGGACGCCCTCGCGTTGATCGCCGAAGGCCCGCCCGACCTGATCCTGACCGACCATCGCCTCCCCGGACGCACGGGTCACGACCTGCTGCGCACGGTCAAGGCCGAGCATCCCGAGATTCCCGTCGTGCTCATCACGGCGCACGGCACGGTCGAAGATGCCGTCGCCGCCATGCGCGATGGCGCTGCCGACTACCTGCGAAAGCCCGTCGACCTCGGCGAGCTGCAGCTCGTCGTCGAGCGCTGCCTGCGCGGCGAGGGCCTGCGCCGCGAGCTCGAATACTACCGCACGCGTCATCTGGCCGACGGCGAGGTCGAAGGCATTCTGGGAGGCTCGCCTGCGGTCGAACGTCTGCGTGCGCTCATCCAGCGCGTCGCGGGCCTGCAGCGCGAGGGCGGCGTGGGGCCGACCGTGCTGCTGAGCGGCGAAACCGGGACGGGCAAGGGCCTGGTCGCCCGCGCCATCCATCGCGCATCGATCCGCCGCGAGGCGCCATTGATCGAGGTCAACTGCACGGCCATCCCCGAGGACCTGCTGGAGGCCGAGCTGTTCGGTTACGAGCGCGGCGCCTTCACCGGCGCAGTGGCTGCCAAGCCGGGGCTCCTCGAGGCTGCCGAAGCCGGCACGATGTTCTTCGACGAGATCGGACACATGAGCCTGGGCCTGCAGGCCAAGCTTCTGAAGGTCATCGACGAACGGGTGGTGCGGCGCCTGGGAAGCACGCGCGACCGGCCGGTTCGATGCTCGTTCGTCACCGCCACGCACATGGACCTGGAAAAGTCGGTGGCGGAGGGACGCTTTCGCCAGGACCTCTACCACCGCATCCACGTCGTGGAGGTGCGCCTGCCGCCGCTGCGCGAGCGCGGGCAGGACGTTGCGCTGCTGGCCGAGGTGTTCCTGGACCGGCACGCTGCTGCCTATGCGCTGCCGCGCCCGCGGCTGACCGAAGCGGCGCGAAGCGCGCTGGCGCGGCATACCTGGCCCGGCAACATCCGCGAGCTCAGCCACACGATCGAGCGCGCGCTGGTGCTGGCCGCCGCGGATGTCATCGACGAGGCCGACCTTGCGCTGCCGGCGGGCGGCAACGCCACAGCGGCGGCTGCTGCTGGCCGCGCAACAGCCGTGCCCGCAGGCAACCGCGCGGCCGCAGGGGCCGATTCCTCGTGGCAGGCTTCCCGTCGAGATGGCGATGCGGCCGACCGTGGCTCGCCGAGTGTCGATCTGGCGGCAGGTGCGTTGCGCGTCGATTTCTCCCGCGGGCCGATACCGTTCGAAGAGCTCGAGCGCGAGCTGCTGCAGCGTGCGCTGGCTCACGCCGGCGGCAGCAAGACCGAGGCAGGACGGCTGCTCGGCATGTCGCGCGACATGTTCCGGTACCGGCTGGCGAAATACGAAGCCTGA